The DNA segment TTCCGCCAGAATCTTATATGCATCCACTCTAGACGCGACAATAGCATCAATCAACACGCTTGGTTCACTCTGAACATCTTTGATTCTGATCTTATCAGTCAACGAGAGTTTCTTAGTTccatgttattatgtttttcctGTCATAGGATTTTTGGAattttcgtgttttatgttattCATATGATATCTTATGATTATGGGAGTTCCCTCATTTCCTTGTATATAGTTGTTGAATTTGTATTTGTGTTGTTTCCAATCAAATAACGCAATTTCCTTCAATCCTTAGAAAACTATTCTCTAAAACATATATTTCTTTCATGTGACAAAAACTCAACAATCATTGCGCAAGGGAGCCTAGATATTTCTCCGTGGGAGGAGCGAAAAATCTATTGCTTAGAAGATAAATGCATCACTTCACTAATAAAGATTTAACAGCGTTTAAAATGACAGAAATAATCATATTTGAGCTGTTGAACTGCCAAATACTGCGAACATTTTAGCAAACGAGCATCAGAGATTGGAAACCGAAACAGCATTCATAAACTCCCTGTCTGATTCAAGAGCGCTCATTATATGTGGTAAAAGGCCCACTTCCAAATCGATGCTTCCCCCTCCTTCACGACCTGGGTATGATGTCACTTTTCCATCAAATTTGTTCGCATATCCACTTCTTGCCGCCACTGCTTTTCCCATTCCAAACTCATTCCCATACATGTTGAACCTGGGTGAGCTACTTATCAACACAACGTACGGGTCCATGGCTTGACCAATTTGATAGATCAAAGGAGACTGTAACCACTCTTTGAGTGATTGCAACACCACTTTGTTGTTATGGTTTGCAACAGCCATGTGCAACTTCCATGCAGCCCATCCTAAATCATTCTCAAGTAATTCCCCTACTGTTGTTTCTGCACTCACTCTATTAACTGAGTTTCCAAAGTATTCCTGAGGCAGAGGTGGTTCCATTCTTGTTCGACTGTTTGCGGTTAACCTGCAACTTGTTCTTTGCTCATATGGTAGGGAGCATGCACGAGTTATGGATCTCCAAACATGGGCTGATAGGGATTGAAACGAAGAGATTTTGGTGGTATTGGACTCCATGTTGGCCTTTGCTTTCAGTTTTGCAATAGACTCTGCTGAAAACTGGAAAACTCTCTCCCTCATCAAGGGTGCTTCAAATCTGCTGATAAACTCGTCATGGTGTTTGAAAGGAAGATTGATTGGTGGAGCACAATCATTAGGAAACCAGCGACTGTGAATGGGTCGGTGTGAAATGGGAAGAtcagtttcatggccttgagcTTGAGCTTGAAAGATGTGAGACCATGTATTGAAAAAGTTCCAATAAGAAGTGCCATCACCGACAGAGTGGTTCATGGAACAACCTATGAAAACACCATCAACTAGCTCAGTGACTTGGATGGACAACAGGGGCATGGTGTGGCCATCATGGTTGAGTGCTTTGTGGTGGTCAAACAATGACTGAACAACGAGTGGGATGTCAACTGGGGAGAGGATATCAGATATGGTCATATCCAGAGTTGCATAGATGAATCTGGCTCCATCACTATTTTTGCAATCAACGGAAACAGTGTAAGAGGGAGGGTTTTGGGTTTGGTGGGTGACAAGGCGACCGGCTAATGGATAGAAATGGGAGAGggtgagagaaagagagtgtTTGAGCTTTCCCAACAGATTCCCAATGAAATCATGTCGATCAACAAGTGGGGTGGGTTTCTTAAAGAGTAGACCCTTCTGGATATAGTGCATAGACAACATAGCAATATCCCAATGGGTTAAAtgacatgtttggtttgacatTTCGGTTAAACCATGTGGTTTGACGAAGCATTCTGAAATGCGTCGAACGACAGGGGTAATCATGATGCAGAGATAGGCTTAGAGATTTAGTATTATTAATTTCCTTTGAGAACTCTGATCCAAGAAATCGTTACTCTATATGTATAAATAGTATGGATGTACATGCAAAGGTATTAGAGAATGACCGGGGGAGGAAAAAGCAAATGCGTTTTTGAGTTTTGCTACAAAACTCTGGATATGCAAACAGAACGGATTCTAAGGTGAACTTTTAACTTTCTTGCGTCACCGGTGACCGTtggatatattaatttaatattcagCGGCTGAGATTTTTCACCGGGTACCGTTTGAAACTGTGATTTAAAATTTACCCTTTGACCACAATATTAAAGAAGATTTTGGGCAAATATGCAAAAATGTAAAGTGAATTTAGAAAGGGGAAAACGAAGAATGGCTGGCTAATATGGGAGATTCGATCTTTTGTTGTCGATGTCAAACCAAAAAATAGCAAGTTGAATTGTTTTTTGAATCTCCATATTTTACTTACGTATTTATTCGTTgcatgtttaattaattttagtttatttttcgttttaaagaagaaggagatgaaaaaTTCCAAAGATGTAGGATACGGTGATGCAATGAGCTAACCTTGAATTAGTAAAATCTTATGAGGAATGTGAATGAGCTTCACACCTTCACCTTGGTTTCGAATAGGTCATAGTGACGCACCCTGCTAAGTCAAGAAGACCAAACATTTCAATATCCACACGCACACACACCTTAGCTCATGAATTTCAAAGAAACTACCGTCAACCATCACTATTTCGGGAGAATGGGGTTATAAACAAGCATcgaccattaaaaaaaaatatagtaatatAAAGATAAGCTTACTTGGGGAATTAAACAATTTTGTGCCGATgggttttcttttataatatccAATATAGGATAGTAAAGAAGTCTTAAAAAATTGgggcattttcataaatttaataaattaaaaactggtTAAAGCCGGGAAAAAATGAATCTCACCCATGAGACACTAAAGTTGAAACTTCACCTTAGAATCCGTTATGCAAACAGCATATTTTGCTTTCACATTTAAAGTCGTGCTTTTTAACACAAATGCCCATTAGAGCATAGTACTCGTAATTCAGAATATTTTGCTTTCACATTTGAACTCGTGCTTTttaaggagttttttttttttaatgagggtgcttttatgttaaatattattaaaagttacAATTATAGGAATCATAAAGTTATCCAGATCGATTATAAAATACTACTCATGTTTCTTATTGAGTTTAGTTTGAGTTTGAGATTTACTAGTAAACTCTTGGAAAATGTGACATTAACATTAAGGTGGAACAGCATAAAGGTAGTATCTTTTTAATCTtgaaatgttttattaaaatacacgaatgaaacatatataatattatatgtattataatttttttagatttagttAACAAAACTATAATATACACACACAATATTATgtgttataaattaataattctgTCATCTATATTAATCTAtgattgaataattatataataaattaattttaattaaattattaaaaaaataaaatgagaaaaaaaaaacttaattgaaaTAGCAAATTCGTCGACTGTTCAAAACGCACACTCGTTTTTTAGCAActtcccttctttttttttagaggaagcATCTTCCTTCTTTAGTTTGGGTGTcgctaattaaataattaaaacgggTCTTCATTTTAATGAAGATAAATTAAAgagaatataatattttctatttattttagttatttattaaaaattgagtAATGATATCTTTTGTTGTAAGCACTTAAAAGAAATCAGCAGaaaaaagaacttaaaaaaaaaacgatatcatatgtaaaatgaaaatgcatatgcttaagtgagaaaaaatagttttcaaatttatcttctttttaaaaaaaatggttaaatttgttatataacggtagattaattatttgttcaataattttgaatacATTCAATATTATTAACTTCttgaaagtttttatgaaatttcttTGCcgtatataaaaaatgataaactggcaaggaatatttattttttatccattcAAACTCATAACTGATTGGTATACTCTTCTTGgtaagatgtcaataaaagtaACGAATATTAAATGATACATTAAAAgcaatttcaataataaaagtATGTTGACATTGTCGGATTTGTCACCTGAGTATAGCGCCCCCAGATACTTTTGGTTGTGCGAAAAATTAGGTCACATATAATGGAATAATATATACAaacaattctttattttaaacattttattaatatttttatttttatctttttttatcacataaaaaatttatcatatctatatttttattttctttttaggtgTTGCATAGGGATTTGAggtattcattaaaaaaatttccatataaattataagttt comes from the Glycine soja cultivar W05 chromosome 6, ASM419377v2, whole genome shotgun sequence genome and includes:
- the LOC114414730 gene encoding uncharacterized acetyltransferase At3g50280-like, coding for MITPVVRRISECFVKPHGLTEMSNQTCHLTHWDIAMLSMHYIQKGLLFKKPTPLVDRHDFIGNLLGKLKHSLSLTLSHFYPLAGRLVTHQTQNPPSYTVSVDCKNSDGARFIYATLDMTISDILSPVDIPLVVQSLFDHHKALNHDGHTMPLLSIQVTELVDGVFIGCSMNHSVGDGTSYWNFFNTWSHIFQAQAQGHETDLPISHRPIHSRWFPNDCAPPINLPFKHHDEFISRFEAPLMRERVFQFSAESIAKLKAKANMESNTTKISSFQSLSAHVWRSITRACSLPYEQRTSCRLTANSRTRMEPPLPQEYFGNSVNRVSAETTVGELLENDLGWAAWKLHMAVANHNNKVVLQSLKEWLQSPLIYQIGQAMDPYVVLISSSPRFNMYGNEFGMGKAVAARSGYANKFDGKVTSYPGREGGGSIDLEVGLLPHIMSALESDREFMNAVSVSNL